Part of the Candidatus Aegiribacteria sp. genome is shown below.
CCCCTGAATCAATCAACCCCAGAATCAGCTCTTCAGCATAGAAAGGATTTCCCTTTGCTCCTCTGGTGATAAGGTCTTCAAGATCACTCTCGAATGATCTGCTGCTCTGTTCATCGGAGAGTATGAATCTAGAGATCGAGCAGATATCATCTCTGCCAAGTGGTTCAAGAGCAATTACAGTCCAGTCATTCCCCTCTATATGGAAGGTTTCCTCCGATGGTCTTTCAGTTGCTGTGACCATGATCGGGTTGAAGATTCTCCTCGATTCAAGAAAAAGCCGAAGAACTTTTATGGAGGGTTCATCAATCCAGTGTATATCCTCCAGAGCAAGGATCATGACACCTTTGCAGCTTATGGCATCCAGCATCAGTCTGATGGCTACTGTCTTGATTCGGCTTATTTCAGTTGATTCACCCATTGAACCTGTCCCGGTCAGTGAGAGCAGATCGGCAATGTTCTGAGATACCTGTTTCAACTTGTCGCCAATGGCCTTGATACTGCAGTTTTCAGCGAAATTCACTACCTTCCTTGAAATTTCTTCCGATGTCTCATTTTCGACATTCAGGTATTTTCTCAAAATATCTATCCATATCCAGAAAGGAGTTTGAGCATAAGCACTGGCATGGCCGTGAAGAACCTGTACGTCATAAACGCTCTTAAGGAAATTATGAAGCAATCTGGATTTTCCGATTCCCGCATCCCCTGTTATCCTGATCAGAACTGTTTTTCCCTTTTCTACGCAAGCATCCTGAAGAGCCGATAGGAGAATTCTGCTTTCCTTTATCCTGTTAACCATCGGAGCATCGGATAGCCTCCGGGCCCTTTGCCACCTTTCATACTGAATACTTCCGGGGCCCAGGGGAATGTACAGTTTAACGGGAGAAATGATTCCACGGATATCTACCGTTCCGTGTTCAGTGAATCTGAAGAGTTCTCCGCATTCCTGCCGTACCTTTTCCGTAACAAGTATCGATCCTGGCATGGCTATTTCCTCGATGCGCGATGCCAGATTAACCGTAACACCAGTAGCGGTTAAATGGTCAGTGGGATCCGGTGCTACGGTAACCGAACCGAAGTCTACGCCTACCCTGGCCGCTATACCTTTGCTGCCTGGAAAAACGGGGCCGATTTCTTCCAGGCTATCAAGCATCCGGAGGGCACAGCCTGTAGCTCTTGCACTGTCATTCTCGGCCGATATTCTTGCGCCGAAAAGAGCCATGAGCCTGTCCCCCTCGAATTTATCTACGTATCCTCCAAAGGATTTTACCACCGAGGAAAGAAAACCCATTATTCGGCTGATGAGACTATGAACTATCTCATGGTCCAGGGATTCGCTCAGTCTGGTATAATCTGTCAGATCCAGAAAAAGAACCGCGACTCTGCGTCTTTCCCCCTTCATCAACCTCAGGGTTCTTCCCGACAGCAGTCTTTCCTCCCCTGTATACCTGGCAAGACTTTCTTCAAGGATATCGGTTATTTCTAACGGTGAGATTGTCAGTTCATGCTCGGACAGGATAACCCCTTTCATCAGATGATAGTATGAATTTACAGTGCCCTGAAGACCATAGCAAGTCTTCCCGGCTTTCAGCCATTTTCGGATAAGCCTAGCCTAGATGCCGGCGGCAATACCCTGTGGGATGTAACTTACAATTATGTTGGCGATGATGCAGGCCGCGGTGTAGCAATTGATAATTCGAGATACTTTATGTAATCGGTCATTCTTTCCGAACAGCAGATCGCGATTTCATAACAATCAAATACGATAGTCAGACAGGAATTGAAGAGCAGTCATCAGGTGGTATTTCTACTTTTCTCAGTCTTGGAGGGGTTAATAATCCTGCCTCTTCTCCGACTCTCTGTTACACGCTTCCTTCGGGTATGCAGGGCAGTTTGAGTTTCTACTCGCTCGATGGGAGAAGGATCGAGGAATTCTTACTGTTCTACTGCGACATTCTCTATTGTACAGATTCTCAGATCACATTTGCCGGTTCCGGAAGCGGTAGCGCATCTTATCAGATTGTGGAGAATAGTAATATCAGATTCTGTATGGAGGTACCGTATCTGTCTCCAGAGATGGTAAGATCTACTCCGGTATGGCCTATCCTCAGCAGGTGTTTTATCAGGAATACTTTTCTGAGGATTGTTCTTGATCTGATATGTAAACATCCGTATACATTACTCATGAATCATGGTGAGCCAATCATGAATGTATGCTTCGCCAATAGGTGAACGAATCATGATTAGTACAGCACCTGACGAGAGGCTGGGCTGTCAGGCGTTTCACCTTCCGCCGGGAGGTGAATGGTGGGCGCTTTCTGCGTATATCCGGACGAATACAACCCCGGACAGCCGAAGAACACTCCTTTCAAGGTTGCAGGTAATGTATCATGTACTTATTATCCTCTTCTGATGTTTTCCCCCGGAAGGTAATATGAATCTTTCTCTTGTAATTATCACATTGAACGAAGAGGACAGCTTAGGGCGCTGTATCGGAAGTGTCCCCTTTGCGGACGAGATAATAGTAGTGGATTCAGGAAGCACTGACTCAACAGCGGAAGTAGCGAAGAGCTGCGGCGCGAAGGTATTGTTCCATGAATTCCAGGATTTTTCGACTCAGAAACAGTGGGCCATCGAGCAGGCCTCAGGGCGCTGGGTACTTTCACTGGATGCCGATGAATATCTGAACGAGAAACTGGCCGATGACATCTCATCCATCGTGGAGGTCGAAACCGTTCATTCAGGATTCAACCTGCCGTTCAGAATTCAGTATATGGGCAGACTGATGCGCTATGGCCCCTGGTCAGGTGAGCGTCATGTAAGACTTTTCAGAAATGGACACGCCGTATTTCCCAGTTCAGGCGTTCATGAAAGCGTAAAAATAACCGGAGGAACCATAGGAGATCTCAGAAATGGGCATGTAATTCACAGATCATATTCATCGCTGAATGATCAGATGGATAAAATGCTGCAGTACAGCAGTATCTGGGCGCAGGAAGAGTTCGGTAAGGACAGAAGGTCGGGACCATTACAGATATTCTTCAGACCTGCATGGAGATTCCTCTCAGCGTATCTGCTTCGGGGAGGGTTCCTGGAGGGAATACCAGGGCTTGTATCATCGACTGTTTCAGCATATTACGTATTTCTCAAATGGACGATCCTGTATGAACTGAGGTGTGATTAATGAAGAAAATCGGAATCATCATCTGTGACCGTTACCGTTCCTGTGCCGGGGGAAAGTGTCTCAGGGCTCTTAGAAACCGCGAAGGGGCCTTTGAACTGTACAGGGGGCAAGAGGTTGAAATAGTAGGCTATACAAGTTGTGGAGGATGCCCCGGAGGAAACGTGGAATACTCTCCCGCTGAGATGAAGAAAAACGGAGCGGATGTAATTCATCTTGCTACCGGGCTTCTGGTCGGGTATCCGCCATGCCCGCGGATCAGGCAGTTTACAGAGTTCATAAAAACAGCATGCGGTCTGGATGTGATCAGCGGCACACATCCGATACCACAGAACTACTATCTAAGGCACCAGGAGCTTGATACATGGAATTCCATATGGTGGAATAACACTACCAGGCATGTTCTGACGGATGAAAAAACACGTCTTTCGTATGATTAATATCTGTTCCCAAGCTTGACCGGTTACCTCGAGAATATTACGATTTCAATGCGTTCCTGGTGAATCCCGGAGTCGTCAGCAGAGGCGAGCTCCTCGATCTTTGCACGGAGGAGGCTCTTACCCGAAGAACCGTTGTCCTTGACATCCGCTTCGCCGGAAGGAGCGAGTTCCTGGCGGCGAAAGCTGTTCCGAACGGTGACGGCTGGATTACCTTATCTCCTTCAGTATCTGGACGGATGGTTTACGCCAGCAGCAGTGATACCGGTATTTATGCAGTACGTTAACACCTCCTGATTAAATCTATTCCTTGTTCGTTCAGCCTGTTTCATAGAATTCCACCAGATCACACAGTATGCTGCAGAGCTCCTCGAATCTCGGACTGGGCAGATCTATAGTTCTCTGAAGTTGCATAACTTTAGATGGAGCCGTTTGAAGCAGCTGTGGTAAGACCTTATGGATTGCTAATATCAGCTCGTTTTCGATTGTCTGAATTGGCTCATTCTCCAGGATGGGATTATCCAGTGCCATCCAGATGATCTCGAGAGCCCTGAATGCCCTGGGCCAATCCATCCAGTTTGCCGTTCTACCTGCCGGGCAGAGGAATATCTGCCATGAGTTGTCCCTGAGGCTGTACAGTGATTCCCTGCCGCTAACGCGTTTGTTCAACTTCCCGGACATATACATCTCTGAGATGGCATTGTAGATCGTTTTCGATGAGTACCCGGTTGCGGCAGCAATCTCTGTAGGATTTGCTTCCTTGTGCGTTAATAGATAGGAGATAACCTCGCATCTGGAATTTAAACCGAAGAGAGCTCGGAGCTTCAGTATCAGATTCGCGGAGAGTTCTGGTTTAAACGGCATAACTGTATTGCGTTGTCTGAATTTCTGTCTGATGTAACCCGCATTG
Proteins encoded:
- a CDS encoding glycosyltransferase family 2 protein — encoded protein: MNLSLVIITLNEEDSLGRCIGSVPFADEIIVVDSGSTDSTAEVAKSCGAKVLFHEFQDFSTQKQWAIEQASGRWVLSLDADEYLNEKLADDISSIVEVETVHSGFNLPFRIQYMGRLMRYGPWSGERHVRLFRNGHAVFPSSGVHESVKITGGTIGDLRNGHVIHRSYSSLNDQMDKMLQYSSIWAQEEFGKDRRSGPLQIFFRPAWRFLSAYLLRGGFLEGIPGLVSSTVSAYYVFLKWTILYELRCD
- a CDS encoding CGGC domain-containing protein — encoded protein: MKKIGIIICDRYRSCAGGKCLRALRNREGAFELYRGQEVEIVGYTSCGGCPGGNVEYSPAEMKKNGADVIHLATGLLVGYPPCPRIRQFTEFIKTACGLDVISGTHPIPQNYYLRHQELDTWNSIWWNNTTRHVLTDEKTRLSYD
- a CDS encoding helix-turn-helix domain-containing protein is translated as MSPKDCKLRLLNRMLDLVWSQWITLGISGNARLVEKWVLDPEALVLFTCTVGRYEARVFDSMLEWLNINQRFLNIQRLKTINQRENFAGKQLLAAIAHLLMKPVSRSKWERLSKEILNYPLRSEPLFRLKDGAPHPWLGDSDDAFSNAGYIRQKFRQRNTVMPFKPELSANLILKLRALFGLNSRCEVISYLLTHKEANPTEIAAATGYSSKTIYNAISEMYMSGKLNKRVSGRESLYSLRDNSWQIFLCPAGRTANWMDWPRAFRALEIIWMALDNPILENEPIQTIENELILAIHKVLPQLLQTAPSKVMQLQRTIDLPSPRFEELCSILCDLVEFYETG